Within the Acidipropionibacterium acidipropionici genome, the region TCCGTTCTTCCCGGGACCACACTCCCGGGTGATCCCAATAGGAGAATCCACACACGTGGCTACCAAGATTCGTCTGAAGCGTCTGGGCAAGATCCGCACCCCCCACTACCGTGTCGTCGTCATGGACTCGCGGACCAAGCGCAACGGTCGCGCCATCGAGGAGATCGGCCAGTACCACCCCAAGAACGATCCGTCGATCATCTCCATCGACTCCGAGCGCGCGCAGTACTGGCTCGGCGTCGGCGCCCAGCCCACTGAGGCCGTCGTGGCCCTGCTGAAGCGCACCGGTGACTGGCAGAAGTTCACCGGCTCGAAGGCCCCCGCCGGAGTCGACCCGCAGCCCGTCAAGGCCGACAAGGACGAGCTCTTCAACGCCGCCCTCGCCGAGCCCGACGACGCCCCCAAGGCTGCGCCGAAGAAGGCCGAGGAGGCCCCCGCCGAGAAGGACGAGGCCTGACATGCTGGCCGACGCGCTTGAGCACCTCGTCTCCGGCATCGTGGCCAATCCGGACGACGTGCGCGTCCGCGAGAAGGACCTGCGCCGCGGCCGGATGCTCGAGGTGCGCGTCAACCCGTCGGACATCGGCAAGGTGATCGGCCGGCAGGGCCGTACGGCCTCGTCGCTGCGCACGGTCGTCGACGCTCTGGCCGGCGACGAGCAGGTGCGCGTCGACTTCGTCGATGTCGACCGGCGGGGCGGACGCCGTCGCTGAGCGTCCTCGATCCGTCGACAGAACATCTGAGCGGCCGTGGCCCGAGAGGCCACGGCCGCTCATGTCATCACCTACCAGGAGAAGAAGCGTGAGTGAACCCGTCGAGGTGGTCGTGGCCCGGATCGGGCGCCCGCACGGACTGCGCGGAGAGGTGACCGTCCGGCTCATCACCGACGAGCCCGACAGAAGATTCGCCCACGGGGCCCGGCTGCGCGTCGCAGGTTCCGGCGACGCGCTCACCGTCGACTCCTGGCGGAGGGTCTCGGGCAGCGTGCTGCTGAGCTTCTCCGAGATCGGCGACCGCACCGCCGCCGAGAAATTGCAGGGCAAGCAGCTCAGCGCACGTGTGGACGCCGATGAGCGCCCCTCCTCCGCCGAGGAGTACTACGACCGGCAGCTGCGCGGACTGGAGGTACGCGATCCCCGGGGACGGGCCATCGGCCGGGTCACCGACGTCCTGCACCTGCCCGCCCAAGACCTTCTGTCGGTCGACGTCGACGGCACCGAGCGCCTCGTGCCCTTCGTCGAGGCGCTGGTCCCCGAGGTCGACCTGGAGGCCGGGACGCTCACCGTCGCCGACGTCGGCGGGCTGGTCGACGACGACGCCGAGGAGGCCCGCTGACCGTGGCGACCCCCATCAGGCTGGACTACATCTCCATCTTCCCCGAGTACTTCGACGTCCTGCACATCTCACTGCTCGGCAGGGCGGTCGAGCACGGTCTGGTCGACGTGCGCTCCCACGACCTGCGCACCTGGACCCACGACCGCCACCGCACCGTCGACGACACCCCCTGCGGTGGCGGAGCCGGAATGGTCATGAAACCCGACCCGTGGGGGGAGGCCTTCGACGAGCTGCTGGGCACCGAGCCGGACGCCGACGTCCACATCGTCATCCCCACCCCGTCCGGCCACCCCTTCCGCCAGCAGATCGCCGCCGACCTGTCGGACGCCCGCCGCATCGTCTTCTGCTGCGGCCGCTACGAAGGCATCGATCACCGTGTCATCGAGTACGCCTCCCGGCGATGGACCGTTCACGAGCTGAGTCTGGGGGACTACGTCCTCAACGGGGGAGAGGTGGCCGCGCTGGCGATCACCGAGGCCGTGGTCCGCCTGATCCCCGGAGTGATCGGCAATCCCGAGTCGCTCACCGAGGAGTCCTACTCCGCAGGCCAGGAGGGTCTGCTGGAGTACCCCGTCTACACCCGGCCGATCAGCTGGCGGGGCCATGACGTCCCCGAGGTGCTCATGAGCGGCCACCACGGCCGGATCGCGGCCTGGCGCCACGACCGGTCGGTCGCGATCACCGCCGAGCGCAGGCCTGACCTCCTCGGCGGGCCGGACGGCGGCCAGGAGCCGACTCAGCCGGTCAGAAGCTGAGCGCTGGCTGCGCAAGTGACCAGCCGGGCATCCGGTGGGCGAACTTCTGTGCGCCAATATGGGGGGTCGTTACCCGTTCGCGTTCGCTGTTGGCTATGGTGTCGCCGTGGCGACTACAACACTTAGTACTCATCAGAGAGCGGTGCGGTCGAGCGTCGCGGCGAAGGCCCTCATGGCCGTCACCGGGCTCTTCCTGATCATCTTCCTGCTCTTCCATATGTTCGGTAACCTCAAGATCATCGGTGGTGCCGACCAGTTCAACCACTACGCGGCGTTTCTGCGCGAGATCCTGAACCCGATCCTGCCCGGAGACACCTTCCTGTGGCTCTTCAGGCTGGTCCTGGTGCTCGCCGTCGTGCTGCACATCTGGTCCGCGGTCCGCGTGACCAAGCAGAACCACAGGGGCAGCGGCGGCGCCGGGAGGTACTCGATCAAGAAGTCCCTCTCGCCGAACAACACCTACGCGGCGCGGACCATGATCTGGAGCGGCATCATCGTCGTGCTCTTCGTGATCATGCACCTGCTGCAGTTCACGATCGCTCCGGACTTCTTCAACAACCCGCACAGCGGTCCTGACGGTCGCGCCGGGATGGTCTACACCGCCTTCGGCAACTGGATCTTCCTGATCGTCTACCTGATCGCCATCGCCGCTGTCTGCGCCCACGTCAGCCACGGTTTCTGGAGCGCCTTCGCCACCCTCGGCGTCAACGTCTCCGGAGTCGCCCGCAAGATCATCCGGGTCTGCTCCTGGCTCGTCGGGTTCGTCATCTTCGTCGGCTTCATGCTGCCGCCGTTCCTCATCTTCTTCGGGGTGCTCAACTGATGTCCATTACGTCCAAAGAGACCAGCCCTGAGCTGGCAGCCCAGTACTGGCAGGTCGGGGACGAGATCCACGACACGAAGGCCGATCACGACCTTCCGATCGAGAAGATCTGGCCCGATCGCCAGTTCACCTCCCGCCTGGTGAACCCGGCCAACCGCCGCAAGATGACCGTCATCATCGTCGGCACCGGCCTGGCCGGCGGAGCCGCAGCCGCCACGCTGGGCGAGGCCGGATACCGCGTCGAGAACTTCTGCTACCAGGACTCTCCGCGCCGCGCCCACTCGATCGCCGCACAGGGCGGTATCAACGCCGCGAAGAACTACAAGTACGACGGCGACTCCGTCTACCGGCTCTTCTACGACACGGTCAAGGGCGGCGACTACCGCGCCCGCGAGACCAACGTGTACCGCCTCGCCGCGGTGAGCGCCAACATCATCGACCAGTGCGTCGCCCAGGGCGTCCCCTTCGCTCGCGAGTACGGCGGCCTGCTCGACAACCGCTCCTTCGGCGGCGTCCAGGTGCAGCGCACCTTCTACGCCCGCGGCCAGACCGGCCAGCAGCTGCTCATCGGGGCCTACCAGGCCTTGGAGCGCCAGGTCAACGCCGGCACCGTGCATATGCACACCCGCCACGAGATGGTCGAGGTCATCGTCGCCGACGGCCGCGCCCGCGGCATCGTCACCCGCGACATGGTCACCGGCAAGATCGAGGAGTGGTTCGGCGACGCCGTCGTGCTGGCCACCGGCGGATACGGCAACGTGTTCTTCCTGTCGACCAACGCGATGGGCTGCAACGTCACCGCCACCTGGCGCGCCCACCGCAAGGGCGCCTTCTTCGGCAACCCCTGCTTCACGCAGATCCACCCGACCTGCATCCCGGTTGCCGGGGAGAACCAGTCCAAGCTGACCCTGATGTCGGAGTCGCTGCGTAACGACGGCCGCATCTGGGTGCCCAAGAAGGCCGAGGACTGCGGCAAGGATCCCCGCCAGATCCCCGAGGAGGACCGTGACTACTACCTGGAGCGGATCTACCCCTCCTTCGGCAACCTCGTTCCCCGCGACATCGCCTCGCGTCAGGCCAAGTACCGCTGCGACGAGGGTCTCGGCGTGGGGCCGAAGGTCAAGGAGGTCGACCAGGACGGCACCGAGCACATGCGCTCCCGTGGTGTCTACCTCGACTTCTCCGAGGCCATCCAGCGTCTGGGCAAGGACGCCGTGGAGAGCAAGTACGGCAACCTGTTCGACATGTACCAGCGCATCACCGATGAGAACCCCTACGAGGTTCCGATGCGCATCTACCCGGCCGTGCACTACACGATGGGCGGCCTGTGGGTGGACTACGACCTGCAGTCGACCATCCCCGGCCTGTTCGTGTGCGGAGAGGCCAACTTCTCCGACCACGGCGCCAACCGCCTGGGCGCCTCGGCTCTCATGCAGGGCCTGGCTGACGGCTACTTCGTGCTGCCGAACACCATCACCGACTACCTGGCGGACTCCCCGAAGTTCTCCAAGGTCGATCAGAAGCACCCGGCGGCCGTCGAGGCCCGCCAGGCCGTCGAGAGCCGCGTCAACAAGCTGCTGTCGATCAACGGCCAGCGCACCGTCGACTCCATCCACAAGGAACTCGGCCACATCATGTGGGAGTACTGCGGCATGGAGCGCAACGAGGCCGGACTCATCAAGGCCATCGGGCTGATCCGCAACCTGCGCAACGAGTTCTGGACCAACGTCAAGGTGACCGGCGTCAACGAGGAGCTGAACCAGACCCTCGAGCGCGCTGGCCGTCTCGCCGACTTCCTGGAGCTCGGCGAGCTCATGTGCGTCGACGCCCTGCACCGTCGCGAGTCCTGTGGTGGCCACTTCCGCGCCGAGTCCCAGACCGAGGAGGGCGAGGCGCTGCGTCACGACGACACCTACCAGTACGCCGCCGCCTGGGAGTGGACCGGTGAGGGACACAAGCCGGTGCTCCACAAGGAGCCGCTGATCTACAAGTCGATCCAGGTCAAGCAGAGGAGCTACAAGTGAAAATCAATCTGCGCATCTGGCGCCAGCGCAACACCCAGGAGCAGGGGCGTCTGGTCGAGTACACCCTCGACGGCGTGTCGGGAGACATGTCCTTCCTGGAGATGCTGGACCTGCTCAACGAGCAGCTCACCGAGCGCGGCGAGGACCCGGTCGCCTTCGACTCCGACTGCCGCGAGGGCATCTGCGGCCAGTGCGGCGTCGTCATCAACGGGGTGCCGCACGGCGGCCAGGGTGTGGCCCAGCCGGTCCGCACCACGACCTGCCAGCTCCACATGCGGTCCTTCGCCGACGGCTCCACCATCACGATCGAGCCCTGGAAGGCCGCCGCCTTCCCGGTCCTGCGTGACCTGGTCGTCGACCGCACCGCTCTGGACAACGTCATCGCCGCCGGCGGCTACATCTCGGTGAACACCGGTGCCGCCCCCGACGCCCACGCCGTCCAGATCAACAAGAAGCGCTCCGACCGCTCCTTCGACGCCGCCACCTGCATCGGCTGCGGCGCATGCGTCGCGGCCTGCCCCAACGGCTCCTCGATGCTCTTCACCTCCGCGAAGATCACCCACCTGGCCATGCTCCCGCAGGGCCAGCCCGAGCGGGTCCGCCGGGTCAAGGCCATGGTCGCCCAGCAGGACGCCGAGGGCTTCGGAGGCTGCACCAACATCGGTGAGTGCGCCTCGGTCTGCCCCAAGGGCATCCCGCTGGAGTCGATCAGCCAGCTCAACCGGGACCTCATCGCCTCGCTGTTCAAGCACGACGGCAAGGATGACTGAGTAGTCAGAGGAGGGGACAACCCCTCCTCGCTCGCCAGGGCTCGCTGCCTCCCCGAACGGATCGGGTCAGGTCGGCGGGCCCTGGTGCGTCCGGGCGGATTGGGAAGCTCAGGGGTGGATGTGACAGAATGGGCGACTGTGCCTGTCACCGTCGGCTCCTGCCACGGGGGGATCGTCCAACGGGACGGGCTGTCAGACATCACGCGAACCAGGTGACCTGTGGCACCGGCGAAGGAAAACTCATGAGCAACGTCATCCAGGACATCGACAAGGCCTCGATGCGAGAGGACATCCCCGACTTCCGCTCCGGAGACACCATCCGGGTCTACGTGAAGGTCGTCGAGGGCAACCGGTCCCGTGTCCAGCTGTTCACCGGCGTCGTCATCTCCCGCACCGGCGGCGGCATCCAGGAGGCGTTCACCGTCCGCAAGCAGAGCTTCGGCACCGGTGTCGAGCGCACCTTCCCGCTGCACTCCCCGATCATCGACCACATCGAGGTCGAGCGCGAGGGCCGGGTCCGCCGCGCGAAGCTGTACTACCTGCGCGGGCTGCGCGGCAAGGCCGCCAAGATCAAGGAGAAGCACGCGAACCGCTGATCTCGTGCACTCCCAGTGAGGGCCCCCGCTCCGGCGGGGGCCCTCACTGCGCATCAGGCGTGACTAAACTGCGGGTGGCGTCGAGCGCGCGGGAGAGTCCCACGGCTGCGCGCCCGGCAAGGAAGACCTGTGGCACACGAGCGACGAGAATCCGGGCGCCCCACCGACGACCGGCAGGAGCCGGTCTCCGGATGGCAGAAGTTCCGAAGCGGGGTCACTGAGCTCGCCCTCATCGTGGTCGGCGCGCTGGTGATCTCCTCGGTGATCCGGGCCTTCGTCGGCCAGCTCTTCGTGATCCCCTCCGGTTCGATGGAGCAGACCCTGGAGATCGGCGACCGCGTCGTGGCGATGAAGACTGCCGACTTCAAACGCGGCGACATCGTCGTCTTCAAGGATTCCCAGCACTGGCTGGGGGCCGCCCCCGCCGAGCGCTCCGCCGGCGGCAAGTTCCTGGAGTTCGTCGGCCTGCTGCCCAACACCAGTTCGAACTACCTCATCAAGCGCGCCATCGGGATGCCCGGCGACACCGTGGCCTGCTGCGATCCGAAGGGTCGCGTCACGGTCAACGGGAAGGCCCTCGACGAGTCGGCCTACCTGTACCGGCTCGACGGGCAGACGGTGGCCCCATCCAGCATGTCCTTCAAGGTCGTCGTCCCCGCCGGGCGGATCTTCGTGATGGGCGACCACCGCAACGAATCCGGAGACTCCCGGTACCATCTCGACGACGTCGCCACCGGCGAATACCGGGGGTCCGCCGCCTTCATACCCGTCGACGACGTCGTCGGCCCGGCACGGGCGATCTTCGTCCCCCTGTCGCGGTTCCGGGTGCTGCACATCCCCGACACCTTCTCCGGCGTCCCCCAACCGAGCGCCGCCGCCCCCCGCAAGGCCCAGATCTGCACCGGGGACGCATGCTCCCCCTGAGTCCGGCACGACGGCGTCCCCGGGCGCCACGATGAGGATGGGACCGGGGCCACGGGGGCCCGAGAGGCTGCTCGGCCGGGCCGGACTGGGCCCGGTCGCCGGATGCGACGAGGCCGGACGCGGGGCCTGCGCGGGCCCCCTGGTCGCGGCGGCGGCGATCCTGGAGGACGGGCCCGCCGGTCGCATCGAGGGCCTCGACGACTCCAAGAAACTCACGCCGCGTGCTCGGGAACGTTGCTTCGAGCGCATTCTGGAACGCGCCCGGGCCGTCGCCTGGGTGCAGATACCGGCACGGGAGTGCGATCGACTGGGCATCCAGGAGGCCGACATCCAGGCCCTGAGGAGGGCCGTCGCCAGGCTGGCGGTGCGTCCCGGCTACGTGATCAGCGACGGATTCCCGGTCGACGGGCTCGACTGCCCCGGCCTGGGGATGTGGAAGGGAGACGCCACCTGCGCCTGCGTGGCCGCCGCCTCGGTCGTCGCCAAGGTGGTGCGAGATCGCATCATGGTGGCACTCGACGACGAGCTGCCCGGCTACGGATTCGCGATCCACAAGGGTTATGGCACCGCGATGCACCAGGAGCGGCTGAACCTGCTCGGGCCGAGCCCCCAGCACCGGCTCTCATACTCCAATGTGGCGGCCTCGGCTAGAGTTCACTCATCATGAGTACCGAGGACCTGGACGAGTACGAGAGCCGGATGGAGCTGGAGCTCTACCGCGAGTACAAGGATGTCGTCGGGATCTTCACCTACGCGGTGGAGACCGAACGGCGGTTCTACCTGTGCAACGCCGTCGACCTCAAAGTGCGCACCGAGGGCGGCGACGTCTACTACGAGGTCTCCATGGGCGACGCCTGGGTGTGGGACATGTACCGCCCGGCTCGCTTCGTCAAGACGGCCAAGGTGCTCACCTTCCGGGACGTCTCCATCGAGGAGATCGTCCACTCCGACCTCGAGGTCCCCGAGAAGTAACCCCCGGACCGGCCCGCGCCGGCCTGTGGACAACCGGATTCGCCGAATTCCCCTGTGGACAACTGAACATTCACCCCTCCCGGCCGCGATAACTGGGGTGGAGGTGATCCTCAATGTCCACCACATCACACACGGATCCGGTACCCACAACCGCCCGGGGCGCCGCGCTGCGGGCCCGCCGAGGCGTCAGAGCACAGCTGGGCAACTGGGGGGAGGACGTCGCCGTCGAGCACCTCGAGGCGCTCGGCTGGCAGATCGTCGCCCGCAACTGGGCCTGCGATCGCGGCGAGATCGACATCGTGGCGCTGGAGCCCGGCACCCCGCACACACTCGTCTTCGTCGAGGTGAAGTGCCGCTCGGGGCTCGGCTACGGGGACCCCCTGGAGTCGATCACCGTGGCCAAGCAGCGCAAGCTCCATGAGCTCGCGCTGGCCTGGCTGACCAGCCATCAGGGATCGGTGCCGAGGGTGCGCATCGACGCCGTGGGAGTGGTGCGCAGGCAGGGGGCCGAGCCACGGATCGACCACGTCCGGGGAATCGGCCGATGAGCGGGGCCAGCGCCTGGTCTGTGGCCCTGGTGGGCATCGAGGGCACCATGGTTGAGGTGGAGGCCGCGACCGGGGGCGGCCTGCCGCGCACCGTCCTGGTCGGACTGCCCGACACCGCGCTGTACGAGGCGCGTGACCGATGCAGGGCCGCGGTCGCGGCGGCCGGTCTGGCCTGGCCCGCCCAGCTCCTCACCGTCAACCTGACGCCGGCCTCGCTGCCCAAGGCCGGCACCCACTTCGACCTGGCCATCGCCTCCGCGGCCCTGGCCAGCGTCCAGGTCGTGCCTCCCACGCTGCTGGACAGCACCGTGCTGCTCGGCGAGCTGGGGCTCGACAGCAGGGTCCGTCCGGTGCGCGGCGTCCTCCCGGCTCTGCTCGCGGCACGCTCGGCCGGATTCGAACGGGCCGTGGTGCCTGCCGGCCAGCTGCGAGAGGCCAGGCTCGTCGACGGGCTGACGGTGTGGCCGGTCGCCGACCTCCACGATCTGGTGGAGGTGCTCTGGGGCCGCCCGGTGCTGTCCGCGCCGCCGGAGGCCGACGACACCGGGAGCGCCCCGACCATCATCGGCGACCTGTCGGAGGTCATCGGCCAGCAGGAGGCGCGCCTGGCCCTCGAGGTCGCCGCCGCAGGGCGCCACCACATTCTGTTCCGCGGCGCCCCCGGCTGCGGCAAGTCGATGCTCGCCGCACGTCTGCCCACGATCCTGCCGCCTCTGGACCGCCGAGAGGCGCTCGAGGTGACCGCGGTGCACTCGCTGGCCGGCACCAACCCGGACGGCGGGCTCATCACCCTTCCGCCGCTGTCGGAACCCCACCACAGCGTCTCCATGGCGGCGATGGTCGGAGGCGGGGCGAGGGTGGCCCGGCCCGGCGCGATCACCCTGGCCCACCGCGGCGTGCTCTTCCTCGACGAGGCGCCCGAATTCCCACCTCGGATCCTCGATGCCCTGCGAGGACCGTTGGAGACCGGCTGGGTGACGATCGGGCGCTCCCTGGCCCAGACCAGATACCCGGCGCGGTTCCAGCTGGTGATGGCCCTCAACCCCTGCCCGTGCGGCCGCGCCGACGACCCGGCGGGGCGCTGCCGGTGCAGTCCCGACCAGGTACGCAGATACGCCGCGCGGTTGTCCGGCCCGGTGCTGGACCGGGTGGATCTCCACCAGCGGATGAGACCCCTCACCAGCGCGCACCTGCTCGGCGCCGACGTGATGCCCGAACCCGAGTCCAGCGCCGCGGTGGCGGCCCGGGTGATGGAGGCGCGGGGCAGGGCGTCTCGCCGACTGGAGGGCACCCCCTGGCGGGTCAACGCCGAGGTGAGCGGAGCCCACCTGCGCCGGGGCCTGCCGATGTGCTCCGATGCGGGCCTCATCGAGGACGCCCTGGCCAGCGGGAGACTGAGCGCCCGCGGCGTCGACAAGGTCCTGCGGATCGCCTGGACCCTCGCCGACCTGGCGGGGACCGACCGGATCGCCTCGGACCAGCTGCGGCTGGCCCTGGCGCTGAGAAGAGGAGAGGTGACATGAGCCGGACGCCATGGGACGAGGAAAGGGTCGCACGGGCCGCCCTGGCCGCGGTGCACGACCCCGGAGGCCCGGAACTCGACGACCCGCCCGAAGCCGGCGGGGCGTCGCAGCGGTGGGCCGAGCTGAGGTCGGCCGACACCGCGCTGGGCCGCAGGGCGCGGGCACTGGATCCCGGCCGGCTGGTCAGCCAGTGCGAGGAGTTGGGGGCCCGGTTCATCATGCCCGGTGATCCGGAGTGGCCGACGAAACTCGAGGCCGTTGCCGGCTGCGACCGCTCCCTCCACCAAGGTCTGGGCGGCGTGCCACTGGGACTGTGGGCGCGGGGGCCCCTCGGCCTGGCCGAGGCCTGCGACGCGGCCGTCGCCGTCGTGGGCGCGCGGGCCGCCACCTCCTACGGGCAGGACGTCGCCATCGAGATGGCACACGACCTGGCGAGGCCGGGAGGACGACGGGGATCCCAGCAGTGCTGGACGGTGGTCTCGGGAGGCGCCTACGGCATCGATGTCGCCGCTCACCGGGGGGCACTCACCGCGGGCGGACGCACGATCTGCGTCCAGGCCGGCGGTCTGGACGAGCTCTACCCGCGCGGCAACGGCGCGGTGCTCGCGAGAATCCTCGAGGAGGGGCTGCTGGTCTCCGAGTCCGCCCCGGGACGCCGCCCCACCAGGCCGGGTTTCCTGGCCCGCAACCGGGTCATCGCCGGTCTGACCGACGGCGTGGTGATCGTCGAGGCCGCCGCCAGATCGGGGGCGCTCAGCACCGCCAACTGGGCCGGCGACATGTACCGGGAGGTGCTGGCTGTGCCGGGCCCGGTGACCTCGAGCCGCTCGGTCGGCCCGCACGACCTCATCCGGAATCGGCGCGCCGAACTCGTCCGCGACGCCGACGACGTCCGGGAGGCTCTGGGGCCCATCCAGCCCGAGCTGCCCAGGGAGCCCGTCCCGGAGCATCCGACCGATGCACTGGGGCCCGAGACCCTGCGGGTGCACGAGGCGCTCCCGGCCCGCGGCGCGCTGGGTGTCGATGAGCTGTCACGGGCCGCCCTGGTGAGTCTCACGGACTGCCTGCTGGCCCTCCAGGAGCTCGAGGACCGGGGCATGGCGAGCTACGGGGCGGACGGCCGATGGTCGGTTCGCCTACGTAGGTGATGCGCCCGGGGGAGTCGATGGTATCGTTCTATGTGAACGTTAACGAGCCGCAAGGAGGCAGCCCATGACCACAGCTGACATCGATCCGGGACGTGCCCGGGATGTCATCGAGACCGGACGCGCCAGTCTGGGAATCGAGTTCGGATCGACCAACATCAAGGCCTGTCTCATCGGGCCGGACTACACCCCGCTGGCCAGCGGGAGTCACGCATGGGAGAACGAATTCGTCGATGGGCGGTGGACCTACTCCCTCGAGGCGGTGTGGGCGGGTCTGCAGGCCTGCTACGCCGATCTGATCACCGACGTCCAGCGTCTGTACGACGTCACCCCGACGTCCTTCCGTGCGATCGGCATCTCGGCGATGATGCACGGATACCTGGCCTTCGACGCGGCAGGCGACCTCCTGGTGCCGTTCCGGACCTGGCGCAACACGTCGACCGGCCCGGCCGCGGCCGAGCTGACCGAGGCGCTCGGGTTCAACATCCCGCAGCGCTGGTCGATCGCCCACCTCTACCAGGCGGTACTCGACGAGGAGCCGCACATCGGGCGGATCGCGGCGCTCAACACGCTGGCCGGCTA harbors:
- the dprA gene encoding DNA-processing protein DprA — encoded protein: MSRTPWDEERVARAALAAVHDPGGPELDDPPEAGGASQRWAELRSADTALGRRARALDPGRLVSQCEELGARFIMPGDPEWPTKLEAVAGCDRSLHQGLGGVPLGLWARGPLGLAEACDAAVAVVGARAATSYGQDVAIEMAHDLARPGGRRGSQQCWTVVSGGAYGIDVAAHRGALTAGGRTICVQAGGLDELYPRGNGAVLARILEEGLLVSESAPGRRPTRPGFLARNRVIAGLTDGVVIVEAAARSGALSTANWAGDMYREVLAVPGPVTSSRSVGPHDLIRNRRAELVRDADDVREALGPIQPELPREPVPEHPTDALGPETLRVHEALPARGALGVDELSRAALVSLTDCLLALQELEDRGMASYGADGRWSVRLRR